A region of Granulibacter bethesdensis DNA encodes the following proteins:
- a CDS encoding aminoglycoside phosphotransferase family protein has protein sequence MSTPSADTTMREDAIARFLADHGCADFQRTPLAGDASFRRYWRLRDEAGATLVLMDAPPPREAVEPFLRIASAMEGAGLSVPHIEAVNVEDGLVLLEDLGDALYRTLLDDSNADAFGEAAANALTVLHRMPMPPDPLRWDGAAMRDASCDTFLGWWWPATFGEVPSARITAALHAALDETLSILAASPPVPVHRDFEGGNLLWLPQRDGFRRTGIIDFQDLGAGHGAYDLVSLTQDARREMPDGFAEQQIARYATALGLSLDPTGPDSLPAACAVCAAQRHMRHAGLWVRLAQRDGKTGYLAHGPRSWRRLLHALTHPANQALMDFFNDHVPVSRRGNPALLMPEQTGSARD, from the coding sequence ATGAGCACCCCCTCCGCCGATACAACGATGCGCGAGGACGCCATTGCCCGTTTTCTGGCCGATCATGGCTGCGCGGATTTTCAGCGAACGCCGCTGGCAGGGGATGCGAGCTTCCGCCGCTACTGGCGGCTGCGTGACGAAGCAGGCGCTACGCTGGTGCTGATGGATGCGCCGCCTCCCCGTGAAGCCGTGGAGCCATTCCTGCGCATCGCCTCCGCCATGGAAGGCGCGGGTCTGTCTGTCCCTCATATCGAGGCCGTCAATGTCGAGGACGGGCTGGTCCTGCTGGAAGATCTGGGCGATGCGCTCTATCGCACCCTGCTGGATGACAGCAACGCGGATGCGTTCGGCGAAGCCGCCGCCAACGCGCTGACGGTCCTGCACCGCATGCCCATGCCACCCGATCCTCTGCGCTGGGATGGCGCGGCTATGCGGGATGCATCCTGCGACACGTTTCTGGGCTGGTGGTGGCCCGCCACTTTCGGAGAAGTTCCTTCCGCCCGCATCACCGCCGCACTGCATGCTGCTCTGGATGAAACACTGTCGATTCTGGCCGCCTCCCCTCCCGTGCCGGTGCATCGTGATTTCGAGGGTGGCAACCTGCTCTGGCTGCCGCAGCGGGACGGGTTCCGGCGCACCGGCATCATCGATTTTCAGGATCTCGGGGCCGGACATGGCGCCTATGATCTGGTCTCCCTGACCCAGGATGCACGCCGGGAGATGCCGGATGGTTTCGCGGAACAGCAGATCGCACGCTATGCTACAGCACTCGGCCTGAGCCTCGACCCAACCGGTCCGGATTCTCTGCCCGCCGCCTGCGCTGTCTGCGCGGCGCAACGCCATATGCGCCATGCCGGGCTGTGGGTGCGGCTGGCACAACGGGATGGCAAGACCGGCTATCTGGCGCATGGACCACGCTCCTGGCGTCGGCTGCTGCATGCTCTGACGCATCCGGCCAATCAGGCGCTGATGGATTTCTTCAACGATCACGTGCCGGTCTCCCGGCGCGGTAACCCGGCGCTTTTGATGCCGGAACAGACAGGCTCTGCCAGGGATTAA
- a CDS encoding nucleotidyltransferase family protein: MTIRNAMLLAAGLGTRMRPLTDTTAKPLVPLAGRTLLDHALDRLFEAGVEHVVVNTHWKGDLVAAHIAARHDPRIVVRAEETLLDTGGAIVAALKDGLLDQAEPFYVVNGDAFWLNGPTPMLDRLAEAWTQWGGADAMDALLLVHRTFQISAEVGAGDFVLDPLGHVRRRKEMEIVPYLFAGVQIASAHLFTDAPQGPFSTNLLWDRAIEAERLRALVHDGLWFHLSTPEDLEVAEQKLYAAETGETR, encoded by the coding sequence ATGACGATACGAAACGCAATGCTGCTGGCGGCTGGCCTTGGCACACGCATGCGCCCCCTGACAGACACCACCGCCAAGCCGCTGGTGCCACTGGCCGGGCGCACCTTGCTGGACCACGCACTTGATCGCCTGTTCGAGGCCGGGGTGGAGCATGTGGTGGTCAACACCCATTGGAAAGGCGATCTGGTCGCAGCCCATATCGCTGCCCGTCATGACCCGCGCATCGTCGTCAGGGCGGAGGAAACCCTGCTCGACACGGGCGGAGCCATCGTCGCCGCACTGAAAGACGGGCTGCTGGATCAGGCCGAGCCGTTCTACGTCGTCAATGGCGATGCGTTCTGGCTCAACGGCCCCACCCCGATGCTCGACCGGCTGGCTGAAGCCTGGACGCAATGGGGTGGCGCGGACGCGATGGACGCGCTGCTGCTGGTACATCGCACATTCCAGATTTCCGCCGAGGTCGGCGCGGGCGATTTCGTGCTTGATCCGCTGGGCCATGTCCGCCGTCGCAAGGAAATGGAAATCGTCCCCTATCTGTTTGCGGGAGTTCAGATCGCATCAGCCCACCTGTTCACCGATGCGCCACAGGGGCCATTCAGCACCAACCTGCTATGGGACCGGGCCATCGAGGCGGAAAGGCTGCGCGCCCTGGTGCATGACGGGCTGTGGTTCCACCTGTCCACGCCGGAGGATCTGGAGGTCGCGGAACAGAAACTCTACGCGGCGGAAACCGGCGAAACACGATAG
- the addB gene encoding double-strand break repair protein AddB gives MHITSIPPDWPFLDTVAAAWLGEGEARPLDTADGIILLPTRRAARALADAFLRLSGGRPLLLPRITALGALDETPLALHGALDLPPAVDTPRRLAELTRLILALPDPALSADSAWMLARELAKLMDEAARAGIDLATALPDAVDPSFAAHWQTTLTFLQIVTRAWPDWLAEEGLTDPAARQAALLRRQATHWQDHPPATRIWAAGISGAAPAEAMLLKTIARLKQGLVILPGLDMTMPEEAWAMLEASHPQAGMRDLLTMMDARRDDVAPWGLTPPPPRSDDRSRLLHQALLPAEALTLWREAALPPLNSMFRLEPEDEQQEAVAIALILRDVLETPGYRAALITPDRGLAVRVSTELARFGVIADDSAGEPLAETPPAVFLRLLAEAVRSSFSPVALLSLLKHPMTGLGMDRLMTLHAARGLEQHALRGPRPPPGLSGLRAVLEAGETEAAALLDRLEQALLPLIDLVAQEKVAPHDYLRTLLTAGEALAASDTRSGAERLWAREEGEALAVLLAETLPALPVLPPQPPDTLPGLFDAMLEGIAVRSRRAIRRFGEDDAEHPRLFIWGLLEAQLQHVDVAVLGGLSEGVWPPATDPGPWMSRPMRRRAGLPSAEQTIGQAAHDFVQAACSASVAILSCPARREGAPVVAARWLARIDALLKGYGQRLPIHPATAWARMLDQPERPSPVRPPRPCPPRRSRPRSLSVTEIGRWLTDPYRLYAERILKLKPLDPLEQDTDAADFGMIVHDGMQCFLEEAARQWPGDPLTALRTAFRVALDRHNPRPALRSWWLPRLNRIAAWVATQEQRDTKIHTETSGIWHLSDFPGGPFRLKGRADRIEIRRDGSLRLLDYKTGTVPSAPAILSGEAPQLPLEAAMMKAGAFPDVPAQYPSELVYWRLSGGRVAGEEVILGRKTPAAWAEEQAQLAAEKLRDLVTRYDDPDFPYLAQPFAPGHAPMDAYAHLARVPEWADGDEA, from the coding sequence ATGCATATCACCTCCATCCCGCCGGACTGGCCGTTTCTCGACACTGTCGCGGCTGCCTGGCTGGGAGAGGGGGAAGCAAGGCCGCTCGATACAGCCGATGGTATCATCCTGCTGCCGACACGCCGCGCTGCCCGGGCGCTGGCCGATGCGTTTCTGCGTCTCTCCGGCGGTCGCCCGCTGCTGTTGCCGCGCATCACCGCACTGGGCGCGCTGGATGAAACACCGCTGGCCCTGCATGGCGCGCTGGATCTTCCGCCCGCTGTGGACACGCCGCGCCGTCTGGCGGAGCTGACACGGCTGATCCTCGCATTACCGGACCCGGCCCTGTCAGCGGACAGTGCATGGATGCTGGCCAGAGAACTGGCCAAACTCATGGACGAAGCCGCCCGCGCCGGGATTGATCTTGCAACCGCCCTGCCCGATGCGGTCGATCCGTCTTTTGCCGCACATTGGCAGACGACCCTGACCTTCCTTCAGATCGTCACCCGCGCGTGGCCGGACTGGCTGGCGGAAGAAGGGCTGACCGATCCGGCCGCACGACAGGCCGCCCTGCTGAGGCGTCAGGCAACGCACTGGCAGGATCATCCGCCTGCGACACGTATCTGGGCGGCAGGGATTTCCGGCGCAGCCCCGGCCGAGGCGATGCTGCTGAAAACCATCGCCAGACTGAAGCAGGGCCTGGTGATCCTGCCCGGCCTCGACATGACCATGCCGGAGGAAGCATGGGCCATGCTGGAGGCGTCCCACCCGCAGGCGGGCATGCGTGACCTGCTGACCATGATGGATGCAAGGCGGGATGACGTGGCACCATGGGGACTGACGCCCCCGCCACCCCGCTCTGATGATCGCTCCCGACTGCTGCATCAGGCGCTGCTGCCCGCCGAAGCCCTGACGCTCTGGCGGGAGGCCGCCTTGCCGCCACTCAATTCCATGTTCCGCCTGGAACCGGAGGATGAGCAGCAGGAAGCCGTCGCCATCGCACTGATCCTGCGGGATGTGCTGGAGACACCGGGATACCGGGCAGCGCTGATCACGCCTGATCGCGGGCTGGCGGTGAGAGTATCCACCGAACTGGCCCGGTTCGGCGTCATCGCCGATGACAGCGCCGGGGAACCACTCGCCGAAACACCCCCGGCCGTCTTTCTGCGCCTGCTGGCGGAGGCAGTGCGGAGCAGTTTCTCCCCGGTCGCGCTGCTATCCCTGCTGAAACATCCGATGACAGGGTTGGGCATGGATCGTCTGATGACGCTCCATGCGGCCCGCGGGCTGGAACAACATGCCCTGCGCGGCCCCCGTCCTCCGCCGGGCCTGTCCGGGCTGCGTGCGGTGCTCGAAGCCGGAGAAACGGAAGCCGCCGCCCTGCTCGACCGGCTGGAACAGGCGCTGCTCCCTCTGATCGACCTCGTAGCACAGGAAAAAGTCGCGCCGCATGACTACCTGCGCACCCTGCTGACCGCCGGGGAAGCGCTGGCCGCCAGCGATACCCGTTCCGGTGCCGAGCGTCTCTGGGCACGGGAGGAAGGAGAGGCGCTGGCCGTACTGCTGGCTGAGACGCTGCCCGCCCTGCCAGTGCTGCCGCCGCAACCGCCCGACACACTGCCGGGCCTGTTCGACGCCATGCTGGAAGGCATCGCCGTCCGCAGCCGCCGTGCCATACGCCGCTTCGGCGAGGATGATGCGGAACATCCGCGCCTGTTTATCTGGGGCCTGCTGGAAGCACAGCTTCAGCATGTGGATGTGGCTGTGCTGGGCGGTCTGAGCGAGGGCGTATGGCCCCCTGCCACTGATCCCGGCCCATGGATGAGCCGACCGATGCGCAGACGGGCCGGGCTGCCGAGCGCCGAACAGACCATCGGTCAGGCAGCCCATGATTTCGTGCAGGCGGCATGCAGCGCCTCCGTAGCGATCCTGTCCTGCCCCGCCCGGCGGGAAGGGGCCCCTGTCGTTGCGGCACGCTGGCTGGCACGGATCGACGCGCTGCTGAAAGGATACGGGCAGCGCCTGCCGATCCATCCCGCCACCGCTTGGGCAAGGATGCTGGATCAGCCGGAACGACCCAGCCCGGTCAGGCCGCCCCGCCCCTGTCCGCCACGCAGGTCACGCCCCCGCAGCCTGAGTGTGACGGAAATAGGGCGCTGGCTGACCGATCCTTACCGGCTCTATGCGGAGCGTATCCTGAAGCTGAAACCGCTCGATCCGCTGGAACAGGATACTGATGCCGCCGATTTCGGCATGATCGTGCATGATGGCATGCAGTGTTTTCTGGAAGAGGCCGCCCGGCAATGGCCCGGCGACCCGCTGACCGCCCTGCGCACGGCATTCCGGGTCGCGCTGGACCGCCACAATCCTCGCCCTGCCCTGCGCAGCTGGTGGCTGCCGCGTCTCAACCGGATCGCCGCCTGGGTCGCTACGCAGGAGCAACGGGATACAAAAATCCATACCGAAACCTCGGGCATCTGGCATCTGTCGGATTTTCCGGGCGGCCCCTTCAGGCTGAAAGGCCGCGCCGACCGGATCGAGATCAGGCGCGATGGCAGCCTCCGCCTGCTCGATTACAAAACCGGCACGGTTCCCTCCGCCCCGGCGATCCTCAGCGGTGAGGCCCCACAGCTTCCGCTGGAAGCCGCGATGATGAAGGCGGGGGCCTTCCCTGATGTACCGGCGCAATATCCGTCCGAACTGGTGTACTGGCGGCTCAGCGGCGGTCGTGTCGCCGGAGAGGAAGTCATTCTCGGCAGAAAAACCCCCGCTGCATGGGCCGAGGAACAGGCGCAACTGGCGGCCGAGAAGCTGCGCGATCTGGTCACACGCTATGACGATCCGGATTTCCCCTATCTGGCGCAGCCTTTCGCCCCCGGCCATGCGCCGATGGATGCTTATGCGCATCTGGCCCGCGTGCCCGAATGGGCGGATGGTGACGAGGCATGA
- the addA gene encoding double-strand break repair helicase AddA: MSATLSPRDEAERNQRDASDPVVSAFVSASAGSGKTKLLTDRLLRLMLSGAHPGRIQCLTFTKAGAAEMAIRLRSRLGAWVTMSDAALDQALTALAVKPDDDARLRARALFAQVLDLPGGMRIETIHAFCQSLLRRFPLEAALSPHFKMIEPAEQEVTRQEAQETMLAATGDHASLSLLSGQISLQTFGMLSAGLHIEPDRLHRLTPSLAGLEAAQRRALGVPGSQGEEALLAAATEWPAIGKVREAARDAFENGSNTVRERAGQMLAWLSLSHTERQARWEEWASLFLTAKGEPSSPKTLFNENKANRGTSADTSRESLVDESHRIVSIRQTLHAIRLASLSAALTRLAIPVADAYAKDKARRGLVDFTDLIGRTRALLREPGAAWVLYKLDGGIDHLLLDEVQDTAPEQWEIAGTLTAEFFAGLDDRAEQGKPRTVFAVGDPKQSIYSFQGADPHAFRHWRSIMAQRVQQIGYEWRDRPLTVSFRSTAPVLALTDAVFADPLARQGVIEPAETLRHLPDRAEDAGTVEVWEPVQTPEIPPRPAWQPAEEYGTHTTAASLLAGRLADWIASQIGQTLPSENRPIHAGDYLILLRRRKPFAPLLERALKLRGVPVAGLDRLPLTSQPAVADLLALCDTLLLPDDDMALACLLTSPLGGLSDDSLMALALGRRETLWDTLRKRRTERTEWDQAASFLEDMLGQVDYTTPHALLSAALVRHRGRARLFKRLGAEAAEPIDELLNAAMRYAQLHPPSLQGFVHWLRRSAPEVKREMSSGGQAVRIMTVHGSKGLEAPIVILPDTVSTPRMENSILWTEDPETGLSVPLWKPNQDFQCDSFAVLEAKEQAARQEEYNRLLYVALTRARDRLLVCGWLGKENRPPPEESWYAAIRRGMERLPDAETIETDHGEVIRLISPQQRAAQQARADITAPIQAPPSWMGQAPDWQPAPRPAEPVRPEPLAPSRPDNADLGPVPAADSPLIADRRARFRRGQVIHQLLQHLPLLPAKERDAAMKRFLMQTLPSEADHVAKQIGALLDHPRLAALFGSDGRGEVPLTGVIGPDDKPQVIGGIVDRLAVLPERILIADYKTNRHPPASIADTPVLYLRQMAAYRAVLSSIYPDRDVLCALIWTETGRIDTLPSELLDHHAPGVSMPAFDQKA, encoded by the coding sequence ATGAGCGCCACGCTTTCCCCGCGTGACGAAGCGGAACGCAATCAGCGTGATGCCTCCGATCCCGTTGTCTCCGCTTTCGTCAGTGCCTCTGCCGGGTCAGGCAAGACCAAGCTGCTGACCGACCGGCTGCTGCGCCTGATGCTCTCCGGCGCTCATCCGGGGCGGATTCAGTGCCTCACCTTCACCAAGGCCGGTGCGGCGGAAATGGCGATCCGTCTGCGGTCGCGACTGGGCGCATGGGTGACAATGAGCGATGCAGCGCTGGATCAGGCGCTGACGGCGCTGGCCGTCAAACCGGACGATGATGCCCGGCTGAGGGCGCGCGCCCTGTTTGCACAGGTGCTGGATCTGCCCGGCGGCATGCGGATCGAGACGATCCATGCTTTCTGCCAGTCCCTGCTGCGGCGCTTTCCGCTGGAAGCCGCACTGAGTCCTCATTTCAAAATGATCGAACCGGCCGAGCAGGAAGTCACCCGCCAGGAAGCGCAGGAGACGATGCTCGCGGCGACCGGGGATCATGCCTCCCTGTCCCTGCTCTCAGGCCAGATCAGCCTTCAGACATTCGGCATGCTCTCGGCCGGATTACATATCGAACCGGACCGCCTGCACCGGCTGACCCCATCTCTGGCAGGGCTGGAAGCCGCCCAACGCCGGGCGCTGGGCGTGCCGGGCAGTCAGGGAGAAGAAGCGTTGCTGGCCGCCGCCACCGAGTGGCCCGCCATCGGCAAAGTCCGTGAGGCTGCGCGGGATGCGTTCGAAAACGGATCGAACACCGTGCGGGAAAGGGCGGGCCAGATGCTCGCCTGGCTGTCCCTGTCGCATACCGAACGTCAGGCACGATGGGAGGAATGGGCCAGCCTGTTCCTGACCGCCAAAGGGGAACCGTCCAGCCCCAAAACCCTGTTCAACGAAAACAAGGCCAATCGCGGCACCAGCGCCGATACCTCCCGGGAGAGTCTGGTTGATGAGTCGCACCGGATCGTCTCAATCCGCCAGACTCTGCATGCGATCCGGCTGGCCTCCCTCTCCGCCGCCCTCACCCGGCTGGCGATCCCGGTGGCCGACGCCTACGCAAAGGACAAAGCGCGACGCGGGCTGGTCGATTTCACCGATCTGATCGGACGCACCCGCGCGCTGCTGAGAGAACCCGGCGCTGCCTGGGTGCTGTACAAGCTGGATGGCGGCATCGACCACCTACTGCTGGATGAAGTTCAGGATACCGCTCCGGAACAGTGGGAGATCGCCGGAACCCTGACGGCGGAGTTTTTTGCCGGCCTCGATGATCGCGCCGAACAGGGGAAACCCCGGACTGTCTTTGCTGTGGGCGATCCGAAACAGTCGATCTACTCGTTTCAGGGGGCCGACCCGCATGCTTTCCGGCACTGGCGCAGCATCATGGCGCAACGTGTGCAGCAGATCGGCTATGAATGGCGCGACCGTCCCCTGACGGTTTCGTTCCGCTCCACCGCCCCGGTGCTGGCCCTGACCGATGCGGTATTCGCCGATCCACTGGCCCGTCAGGGTGTGATCGAGCCAGCAGAAACCCTGCGCCACCTGCCTGATCGCGCCGAAGATGCCGGCACAGTGGAGGTCTGGGAGCCGGTGCAGACCCCGGAAATCCCTCCCCGCCCCGCATGGCAGCCTGCCGAGGAGTACGGCACCCACACCACCGCCGCCAGCCTGCTGGCGGGACGGCTCGCGGACTGGATCGCCAGCCAAATCGGCCAGACCCTGCCGAGTGAAAACCGCCCGATCCATGCCGGAGATTATCTGATCCTGCTGCGGCGGCGCAAACCTTTCGCCCCTCTGCTGGAGCGGGCCCTGAAGCTGCGGGGGGTGCCGGTGGCGGGGCTGGACCGGCTGCCCCTGACCAGTCAGCCTGCCGTGGCTGATCTGCTGGCCCTGTGCGATACGCTGCTGCTGCCTGATGACGATATGGCGCTGGCCTGTCTGCTCACCAGCCCGCTGGGCGGACTGAGCGACGACTCCCTGATGGCACTGGCGCTGGGCCGTCGGGAAACCCTGTGGGACACGCTGAGAAAACGCCGGACAGAACGCACAGAGTGGGATCAGGCCGCCAGTTTCCTCGAAGACATGCTCGGGCAGGTGGATTACACCACGCCCCATGCCCTGCTCAGCGCGGCGCTGGTCCGGCATCGCGGGCGGGCGCGGCTGTTCAAGCGTCTGGGCGCGGAAGCCGCCGAGCCGATCGACGAGTTGCTGAACGCCGCCATGCGCTATGCCCAGCTTCATCCACCCTCATTACAGGGTTTCGTCCACTGGCTGCGCCGCTCCGCGCCGGAGGTCAAACGCGAAATGTCATCCGGTGGCCAGGCCGTGCGTATCATGACAGTGCATGGATCCAAGGGTTTGGAAGCCCCCATCGTCATCCTGCCTGATACCGTCTCCACCCCGCGTATGGAGAACAGCATTCTCTGGACGGAGGATCCGGAAACCGGCCTGTCCGTACCATTATGGAAGCCCAATCAGGATTTCCAGTGTGACAGCTTCGCCGTGCTGGAGGCAAAGGAACAGGCTGCCCGCCAGGAAGAATACAATCGACTTCTCTATGTCGCGCTGACCCGCGCCAGAGACCGGCTGCTGGTCTGCGGCTGGCTGGGCAAGGAGAACAGGCCGCCACCGGAGGAAAGCTGGTACGCCGCCATCCGGCGCGGGATGGAACGCCTGCCGGACGCCGAAACTATCGAGACCGATCATGGCGAGGTCATCCGCCTGATCTCCCCGCAACAACGTGCCGCACAGCAGGCACGCGCCGACATCACCGCCCCGATTCAGGCTCCACCCTCATGGATGGGGCAGGCTCCGGACTGGCAGCCTGCCCCCCGTCCTGCGGAGCCTGTACGGCCCGAGCCGCTCGCGCCAAGCCGCCCCGACAATGCCGATCTGGGCCCCGTGCCGGCCGCCGACTCCCCGCTGATCGCCGACCGACGCGCACGGTTCCGGCGCGGGCAGGTGATTCATCAACTGCTGCAACATCTGCCGCTGCTGCCTGCAAAGGAACGTGATGCCGCCATGAAGCGGTTCCTCATGCAGACGCTGCCTTCGGAAGCTGATCATGTGGCAAAACAGATTGGCGCTCTTCTGGATCATCCCCGCCTTGCCGCATTGTTCGGCTCTGACGGGCGGGGCGAAGTGCCGCTGACCGGCGTAATCGGCCCGGATGACAAACCCCAGGTGATCGGCGGCATCGTGGACCGGCTGGCCGTACTGCCGGAGCGTATCCTGATCGCGGATTACAAGACGAACCGGCACCCTCCTGCGAGCATCGCGGACACACCGGTGCTGTATCTGCGGCAGATGGCAGCATACCGTGCAGTACTGTCCTCAATCTATCCGGACAGGGATGTTCTGTGTGCATTGATATGGACGGAAACCGGTCGGATCGACACACTGCCATCAGAGTTACTGGACCATCATGCACCTGGCGTATCTATGCCTGCGTTTGATCAAAAGGCTTGA
- the trxA gene encoding thioredoxin TrxA, translated as MSEHTKPVTDATFETDVLGASGPVLVDFWAEWCGPCRMIAPALEEVAAENTGKLTVAKVNIDENPDSPNRYGVTGIPTLILFKDGQPIAKQVGALPKSALKQWVSGNI; from the coding sequence ATGAGCGAGCATACAAAACCCGTCACGGATGCCACTTTCGAAACCGATGTGCTGGGTGCATCCGGGCCGGTGCTGGTGGATTTCTGGGCGGAGTGGTGCGGCCCGTGCCGTATGATTGCTCCGGCTCTGGAAGAAGTCGCGGCCGAGAATACCGGCAAGCTGACGGTCGCCAAGGTGAATATCGACGAAAACCCCGACAGCCCCAATCGCTATGGCGTCACCGGCATTCCGACCCTGATCCTGTTCAAGGACGGGCAGCCGATCGCCAAGCAGGTCGGCGCCCTGCCGAAAAGCGCGCTGAAACAATGGGTCAGCGGGAATATCTGA
- a CDS encoding folylpolyglutamate synthase/dihydrofolate synthase family protein: MSKGRTEAVIERLHGLHPKMIDLSLGRLEALLEKLGHPERSLPPVVHVAGTNGKGSTCAFLRALAEAAGQRVHVYISPHLVQFNERIRLAGELVSEPVLVEALEEVERVNAGAPITVFEVITAVALLLFSRIPADLCVVEVGLGGRFDATNVVTPLVSAIASISIDHREYLGDDIRGIAAEKAGILKSGAPGVTGLQLPDVLEVLDREAAKQGVRLLARDRDWHIARHGNGLRYSDADGVVELPLPALPGEHQLDNAGIAVAAMRAAAKTATPLSWLAEGLARAEWPARMQRLTGLLAKNLPAGWELWLDGGHNPGAGVMLAGHLRGWKDRPAHVIVGMKQAKDAGQFLASVLPEADTVWAIAEPGQYLALPVAAIVSASGGKAIPGPTVREAMAAILKQAEAGGVPGRILICGSLYLAGEILKLDQGLA; encoded by the coding sequence ATGAGCAAAGGTCGCACCGAAGCGGTGATCGAGCGGCTGCACGGTTTGCACCCGAAGATGATCGACCTGTCGCTGGGTCGGCTTGAAGCTCTGCTGGAGAAGCTGGGCCATCCGGAGCGGTCGCTGCCGCCGGTCGTGCATGTTGCCGGGACCAATGGCAAAGGCAGCACCTGTGCTTTCCTGCGTGCTCTGGCCGAGGCGGCGGGGCAGCGTGTGCATGTCTATATTTCTCCCCATCTCGTCCAGTTCAACGAGCGTATCCGTCTGGCCGGAGAACTGGTGTCCGAGCCGGTTCTGGTCGAGGCCCTGGAGGAGGTGGAGCGCGTCAATGCCGGGGCTCCGATCACTGTTTTCGAGGTCATCACCGCGGTCGCCCTGCTGTTGTTCAGTCGTATTCCGGCGGATTTGTGTGTGGTGGAGGTCGGGCTTGGCGGCCGCTTTGATGCCACCAATGTCGTGACGCCGTTGGTCAGTGCGATTGCCTCCATCTCCATCGATCATCGTGAGTATCTGGGCGACGACATCAGGGGCATTGCAGCGGAGAAAGCCGGGATTCTCAAATCCGGTGCGCCGGGTGTGACCGGGCTGCAATTGCCGGACGTGCTGGAAGTGCTGGATCGGGAGGCGGCGAAGCAGGGTGTTCGTCTGCTGGCCCGTGATCGTGACTGGCATATCGCCCGGCATGGAAACGGCCTGCGCTATAGCGATGCGGATGGCGTGGTTGAGCTGCCGCTGCCAGCGTTGCCGGGTGAGCACCAGCTGGATAATGCCGGGATCGCAGTGGCGGCGATGCGGGCGGCGGCAAAAACCGCTACGCCGTTGTCGTGGCTGGCGGAAGGGTTGGCGCGGGCGGAATGGCCTGCACGGATGCAGCGTCTGACCGGTTTGTTGGCGAAGAATTTACCGGCAGGCTGGGAGCTATGGCTGGATGGCGGCCATAATCCGGGGGCTGGCGTGATGCTGGCGGGTCATCTGCGTGGCTGGAAAGATCGTCCGGCCCATGTGATCGTCGGCATGAAGCAGGCCAAGGATGCCGGGCAGTTTCTGGCCTCTGTCCTGCCGGAGGCCGATACGGTCTGGGCCATTGCCGAGCCGGGTCAGTATCTGGCCCTGCCGGTGGCGGCAATTGTCAGCGCTTCGGGTGGCAAGGCGATTCCCGGCCCGACGGTGCGGGAGGCCATGGCGGCTATCCTGAAGCAGGCGGAGGCAGGGGGTGTACCGGGCCGTATCCTGATTTGTGGCAGCCTGTATCTGGCGGGTGAAATCCTGAAACTGGATCAGGGTCTGGCCTGA
- the accD gene encoding acetyl-CoA carboxylase, carboxyltransferase subunit beta, which translates to MSWLTEYVRPKIRTLLGRRDVPDNLWVQCPACQQMIFARDLEKNQRVCTHCDHHMRGTALERLKWTLDEGYTRIELPKAPQDPLRFRDSKRYTDRLREAREKTHLDDAIVVAHGTIEGQKAVVAAMAFEFMGGSMGAAVGEGIVAAAQLAVLQKAPFIIFTASGGARMQEAAISLMQMPRTTIATRMVKEAGLPFIVVLTDPTTGGVTASFAMLGDIQIAEPKALIGFAGARVIEDTTREKLPEGFQRAEFLLEHGIVDMVVRRADMRATLSRVIALLTEGVTLPKVESAASLTEAKQPARTADA; encoded by the coding sequence ATGAGCTGGTTGACTGAATATGTGCGTCCGAAAATCCGTACCCTGCTGGGGCGCAGGGATGTGCCGGATAATCTCTGGGTACAGTGCCCTGCCTGTCAGCAGATGATCTTTGCCAGAGATCTGGAAAAGAACCAGCGCGTCTGCACCCATTGTGACCATCACATGCGCGGTACCGCGCTGGAGCGTCTGAAATGGACGCTGGATGAAGGCTATACACGGATCGAGCTGCCGAAAGCGCCACAGGATCCGCTGCGTTTCCGTGATTCCAAACGCTACACGGATCGTCTGCGTGAAGCGCGGGAAAAGACGCATCTCGATGATGCCATCGTCGTGGCCCATGGCACGATCGAGGGTCAGAAAGCAGTCGTCGCGGCCATGGCGTTTGAGTTCATGGGTGGCTCCATGGGGGCGGCGGTCGGCGAGGGCATTGTGGCAGCCGCTCAGCTGGCGGTGCTGCAGAAAGCGCCGTTTATTATTTTCACGGCTTCGGGTGGTGCCCGCATGCAGGAAGCGGCGATCAGCCTGATGCAGATGCCCCGCACCACCATCGCCACGCGCATGGTGAAGGAAGCCGGGCTGCCTTTCATCGTCGTGCTGACCGATCCCACCACCGGCGGCGTGACCGCCAGTTTTGCCATGCTCGGTGACATCCAGATTGCCGAGCCGAAAGCCCTGATCGGCTTTGCAGGGGCGCGGGTGATTGAGGATACGACCCGCGAAAAACTGCCGGAAGGCTTCCAGCGTGCTGAATTCCTGCTGGAACACGGGATCGTCGATATGGTGGTGCGCCGGGCGGATATGCGCGCGACCCTGTCCCGTGTGATCGCCTTGCTGACGGAGGGGGTGACCCTGCCGAAGGTGGAGAGCGCAGCCTCCCTCACGGAGGCGAAGCAGCCTGCCCGCACGGCGGATGCCTGA